The Amylolactobacillus amylophilus DSM 20533 = JCM 1125 genome contains a region encoding:
- the holA gene encoding DNA polymerase III subunit delta translates to MALKSFFKITNPNKPNLLISGSSASLNDLLLADYLAQPTFVGYERITLDLELEPLDELIATLAESSLFSTQKIIVVKNPLFLTGKLTSFKQHELTELENIFAQIDTLDHVVVLKADVAKLDQRRKLLKLVKQHFQVMLTDFKPFVLPQLVDELVGEHDFTIEPTAKKELLNRSNNQIDPLIANLNKLYSATSTHTITVELVRANIEQSIEQNIFEVLTAALKHDYTQMLTLFDDQMRQGTAVVQLTSILSSQLSFIVSVKILSKRMSEGEIVAALKAHPYRVKLALQNRAALAMLVAKQKGIIELEFGYKSGQFQGETPLKSFLLTF, encoded by the coding sequence ATGGCTCTCAAATCATTTTTCAAAATAACTAATCCAAATAAACCAAATCTGTTAATTTCCGGCTCCTCCGCTAGCCTGAACGACCTCTTACTAGCGGATTATTTGGCACAACCAACGTTTGTTGGATATGAACGAATTACACTAGATTTGGAACTTGAACCGCTAGATGAGTTAATTGCGACATTAGCAGAATCTTCCTTATTTAGTACGCAGAAGATTATTGTGGTCAAAAACCCGCTGTTTCTTACCGGCAAATTAACTAGTTTCAAGCAGCATGAATTGACAGAGTTGGAAAATATTTTTGCACAAATAGATACCTTGGATCATGTGGTTGTATTGAAGGCAGACGTAGCTAAGCTAGACCAACGACGAAAACTGCTCAAGCTGGTTAAACAGCATTTTCAAGTCATGCTGACTGATTTCAAACCATTTGTTTTACCGCAGTTGGTTGACGAACTAGTAGGGGAGCATGATTTCACGATTGAACCCACAGCTAAAAAAGAGTTGCTGAATCGCTCCAACAACCAAATTGATCCGTTAATTGCTAATTTAAACAAGTTGTATAGCGCAACTAGCACGCATACCATTACGGTGGAATTAGTGCGGGCAAATATTGAGCAGAGTATTGAACAGAATATCTTCGAAGTGCTTACTGCTGCGCTGAAGCACGACTATACTCAGATGCTGACGCTGTTTGACGACCAAATGCGACAGGGTACTGCGGTCGTGCAGCTCACATCGATCCTCTCGAGCCAACTTAGTTTTATCGTGTCAGTGAAGATTCTAAGTAAGCGGATGAGTGAGGGAGAGATAGTGGCCGCATTAAAGGCCCACCCATATCGTGTTAAACTTGCACTTCAAAATCGTGCAGCGCTGGCCATGCTGGTTGCAAAACAGAAGGGCATAATTGAGCTTGAATTTGGCTACAAAAGTGGTCAGTTTCAAGGTGAGACGCCGCTGAAGAGCTTTCTGTTAACTTTTTAG
- the rpsT gene encoding 30S ribosomal protein S20 — protein MPQIKSAIKRVKTANAASAKNSAQLSSLRTAVKKFKVAQAAGAENASELLKDAIRAIDKAASKGLIHKNKANRDKSRLTYLAK, from the coding sequence ATGCCACAAATCAAATCAGCTATCAAACGTGTTAAAACAGCTAATGCTGCCAGCGCGAAAAATTCTGCTCAATTAAGTAGTTTACGTACTGCAGTAAAGAAGTTTAAGGTAGCGCAAGCCGCTGGTGCAGAAAACGCCTCTGAACTACTTAAAGACGCAATCCGTGCAATCGACAAAGCTGCTTCTAAGGGATTGATTCACAAGAACAAGGCTAACCGTGACAAGTCACGCTTAACATACCTAGCTAAATAA
- the rpsO gene encoding 30S ribosomal protein S15, protein MAISKEKKNEIISKYATHEGDTGSPEVQVAVLTEEINSLNEHLRIHKKDHHSYVGLLKKIGHRRNLLAYLRNKDVTRYRELIKSLGLRR, encoded by the coding sequence ATGGCTATCTCAAAAGAGAAGAAGAACGAAATCATTAGCAAGTATGCTACACACGAAGGAGACACTGGTTCACCAGAGGTGCAAGTTGCTGTCTTGACCGAAGAGATCAATTCATTAAATGAACATTTACGTATTCACAAGAAGGATCATCATTCATATGTTGGTCTTTTGAAGAAGATTGGTCACCGTCGTAACTTACTTGCTTACCTACGTAATAAAGATGTTACAAGATATCGTGAATTAATCAAGAGCTTAGGCTTACGTCGTTAA
- a CDS encoding ribonuclease J, translating to MKQDIKIMILGGVRENGKNMYAVQVDDEIFILDAGLKYPETELLGIDIVIPELKFFEENIDKIAGIFLTHGHADSIGALPYILRQYDIPVFGSELTIELAKITVEKENKKVKNSTFHKIDADTEIEFGKTSVSFFKVTHSIPGSIGIALKTAYGHIVYTGDFKFDQSAKPMYATDFGRLAKLGQEGVLALLSDSTNAEAPYENASEREIEEYVLDTFKYHTGRIIVASVASNISRIQQVFNAAAASDRKVLLTGRDLAKIVRTALKLNYLTLPEEDLLIQTKDIKQVNPENLVILETGKTGEPLKSLQKMATNRHRLIKIQEGDLVFITTTPSHAMETNVARTADLVYRAGGEVKEIGRDIHSSGHATKRDLQLMLNLLKPQYLIPVEGEYRLLANHSELAVEAGVQPENIFITKNGDTLRYEEDGFHLSTPVPADDMMIDGSGIGDIGTIVLRDRKVLSDDGIFITAVTIDRKKKKIISQPKVTTRGFVYIKANRDLMNQAIEVVKTAITNNFENKKFDWNDLKQDVRSDLEKFLYDQTHRKPVILPVIMEVNQNRHRNLVKNKAEEQNDAK from the coding sequence ATGAAGCAAGATATCAAAATAATGATTTTGGGAGGCGTCCGTGAGAACGGTAAGAATATGTACGCCGTTCAAGTTGACGATGAGATTTTCATTCTCGATGCAGGACTCAAGTATCCAGAAACAGAGTTGCTAGGTATTGACATTGTCATTCCCGAGTTGAAATTTTTCGAGGAGAATATCGACAAGATCGCCGGTATTTTCCTGACTCACGGACACGCAGATTCAATTGGTGCATTACCATATATTCTGCGGCAATATGATATACCTGTTTTTGGCTCGGAATTGACCATCGAACTGGCAAAGATTACGGTTGAGAAAGAGAATAAGAAGGTCAAGAATAGTACATTTCACAAGATTGATGCGGATACCGAGATTGAGTTTGGCAAGACATCCGTTAGCTTCTTTAAGGTCACACATTCAATCCCTGGGTCAATCGGTATTGCGTTGAAGACTGCTTATGGTCACATAGTTTATACCGGGGACTTCAAATTTGATCAATCTGCAAAGCCAATGTATGCGACTGATTTCGGTCGTTTGGCCAAACTTGGTCAGGAGGGCGTACTCGCTTTACTTAGTGATTCCACCAATGCAGAGGCTCCGTATGAGAATGCTAGTGAGCGCGAGATAGAAGAGTATGTACTGGATACTTTTAAATATCATACAGGTAGAATCATTGTTGCTTCCGTTGCTTCGAATATTTCAAGAATTCAGCAGGTATTTAATGCCGCAGCAGCATCGGACAGGAAGGTTCTGCTAACTGGTCGGGATTTGGCAAAGATAGTACGCACGGCGTTGAAATTGAATTACCTCACGTTACCGGAAGAAGATTTGCTCATTCAGACAAAGGATATCAAGCAGGTCAATCCTGAGAATCTGGTAATTCTAGAAACCGGCAAAACAGGCGAACCATTGAAATCACTGCAAAAGATGGCGACAAATCGCCACCGTTTGATTAAGATTCAAGAGGGCGACCTAGTCTTTATCACCACCACACCATCTCACGCAATGGAGACAAACGTAGCGCGCACTGCAGATCTGGTTTATCGTGCTGGCGGTGAGGTAAAGGAGATTGGCCGTGATATCCACTCGAGTGGTCACGCAACTAAACGTGATTTACAACTGATGCTCAACCTGTTAAAGCCGCAGTATCTTATTCCGGTTGAAGGTGAATACCGTCTGCTAGCAAATCACTCTGAACTGGCTGTTGAAGCTGGTGTCCAGCCGGAGAATATCTTCATTACAAAGAATGGTGATACTCTGCGGTATGAGGAGGATGGGTTCCACTTGTCAACGCCCGTACCTGCTGATGATATGATGATTGATGGTTCTGGAATTGGCGATATTGGCACGATTGTCCTGCGTGATCGTAAGGTATTGTCCGACGATGGTATTTTCATTACTGCGGTCACAATTGATCGGAAAAAGAAGAAAATCATCTCACAGCCAAAGGTAACAACGCGTGGATTCGTCTATATTAAGGCTAACCGTGACTTAATGAATCAGGCTATTGAAGTTGTAAAAACCGCAATTACCAATAATTTTGAGAATAAGAAATTTGATTGGAACGATTTGAAACAAGATGTTAGAAGTGATCTTGAGAAATTTCTCTACGATCAAACGCACAGGAAGCCTGTGATTCTACCGGTAATTATGGAAGTTAACCAGAACAGGCACCGTAACCTGGTCAAGAACAAGGCAGAGGAACAAAATGACGCTAAGTAA